A genomic segment from Treponema sp. Marseille-Q3903 encodes:
- a CDS encoding ABC transporter ATP-binding protein, which translates to MSYFFAKNIYKVWETVTVDFSIECEKGTMTCLLGPSGSGKSTILNIIAGLEKNDNSKLMIELDGRRIEKLAPYMREVGMVFQSGALFNHMDIVHNVAYGLISKKMKKRDAIGRASDFLKEFNLEGFDKRMPQTLSGGERQRVALARTIITKPKLVLLDEPFSALDADLRKNLAEKLCQWQKQFDFTAIMVTHDEAEAKTVADNIVRLEGQISQKS; encoded by the coding sequence ATGAGTTACTTTTTTGCAAAAAATATATATAAAGTTTGGGAAACAGTTACAGTTGATTTTTCTATCGAATGCGAAAAAGGGACGATGACTTGCCTTTTGGGTCCGAGCGGAAGCGGAAAATCTACGATATTAAACATAATTGCCGGGCTTGAAAAAAATGACAACTCAAAACTTATGATAGAACTCGATGGCCGCAGAATTGAAAAACTCGCCCCGTATATGCGAGAAGTCGGAATGGTTTTTCAAAGCGGAGCTCTTTTTAATCACATGGACATCGTTCACAATGTTGCGTACGGACTTATATCTAAGAAAATGAAAAAGAGAGATGCAATAGGGCGTGCTTCAGATTTTTTGAAAGAATTCAATCTTGAAGGTTTTGATAAACGCATGCCGCAGACTTTGAGTGGGGGAGAGCGCCAGAGAGTTGCGCTTGCCAGAACTATTATCACAAAGCCGAAGCTCGTTTTGCTCGATGAACCGTTTTCAGCCCTCGATGCAGATTTACGCAAGAATCTTGCTGAAAAGTTGTGCCAATGGCAAAAGCAGTTTGATTTTACTGCAATTATGGTCACACATGATGAAGCTGAAGCAAAAACTGTCGCAGACAATATTGTCAGACTTGAAGGACAAATCTCTCAAAAGTCATGA